Genomic window (Capsicum annuum cultivar UCD-10X-F1 chromosome 10, UCD10Xv1.1, whole genome shotgun sequence):
CATAGTCGTGATATACGAGAGCTAAATAAATTCGATAATAATTCATACGTCACTACAATTAAACAAAAGATGTATAAGTCAACTATCATTACTGAAAAGTCCAACAATTGTTCAACTGATATTGCTCGTCCTGTTATCTCACACTCTCTCCTGCATCTTTCTTTCTATCATAAATTCGCCTCGCACAGATAAACCTACTTTTTGTAAAACAAGTCGAGAACTTCGCCATTAATGGTCTTGGTAGTTACATTACATAGCacacataaatataattttcttctttacaTAGTCGTGATATAGGAGGGttaaataaatactataataattcATATGTCACTACAATAAAAGATGTATAAGTCAACTGTCATTGCTAAAAAGCCCAACAATTATTCAACTGATATTGCTCGTCTTGTTATCTCACGCTCTCTCCCGCATCTTTCTTTCTATCATAAATTTGCCCTGCACAAATAAATCTACTTTTTGCAGAACAGGTCAAGAACTTCACCATTAATGGTATTGGTAGAAGTTCTCAGGGCACAATATTCTTCAAAGTGAAAAGGGACATAGAGAGGAGGACGTTGAGAATCCACTAATTGGGAAGGTGTTTCCACTTTTCCATTTCTTGGTCCTAGCACAAAGTATGCAATAGAGTATCGTACTCTTGGCTCATTGCATTGTACTCTATGCTTCACATTGCAAATTCTTCCATTGCTCCATGCCTAACATTATATTTATAAGTACATATATCAAAAAGGGTTGCTAAAAATGTCATAAAACTATATTAACACAAATAAGAATTGGAATTAATGTAATCTACTAACATGTGAATCGACTTATCTAAAGAATTAAGTTGTTACTTTAGGTATAAATATACGCTTATCGTTAATGAAAAAGTACTTATATACATTTCTCACTAACAACAGGACATGTGTCACAATCTTGTTCATTTgccatttttaaatttaatttatcccatACTATTCGAAAATAACTCTAATTAACCCACAGATCGATCCAAATATATGACGGAGTGTATATCTGTATCATTTATtaaagtttaggggtatatttatacataaagtatgacggagggtatatctgtaccatttatcaaagctttggtatatatatatattttttaattaacggCAAagatatatttgtacctaaagtatgacgaatggtatatctgtaccatttatcaaagttcaggagTATATTCGTACCTTTTCCATTTATGTTTATAGCTTACTCAATTCCGCACACAGATTTATCTAACAATTTAAATTGCTAAAAAGACATTCACATAAAGTGATCAATTATTTTAAGTGTGCAATAATTTCAAACagaaaaaaagagattttttgtGCTGAAGAGCATGAATCAATTGAGTATAAAAAGTTATGGTTGCCTGTGTTCTACCTTTGACTCTCTCACTATAAAAAGTAAGAATATTTAAGGCTACATAGTAAAATTTCGCACCAATCCTATTTAACGAATTCTTCTTTccttcctccgtttcataataaattaattgttgaactttgacacacagattaagaaaaagaatcaaaaacataaatttaatataatttttcatttttacccttgttcaaagtacatgatcatatttattttattctttttcagttGATGGGCCCCTTGATTGTCAAATCCtcaaggataaatttgaaaaaaaaaattcaatgattcacttattttgaaacaacaaaaaaactctaacaatttatttattatgaaacggagggagtagaaaTTAAGGGTATACACCGATTAGTGTTATTTACAACGTTTTcgggtacatatatatatatatatatatgcaacaataatttcaacacaagttcaagtctaagacaagaacacttatgaagttcttttgacaccttcaacacaagattacgaataatctatccaagaagtgtgttaattttcagaaatgagatgaaacagaatttttaAGGTCAAGTTCCCCGACTTCACGAAGTATCGGaggccaaacaaaccaactgtagcggtcCCTCAAAtaattggaatctcttcgaacccactcaacgatttgattgatctaGCCATCAGGTGCCTCTTCTGAAAAAGAGTGGTTCGTCCAAACAATGCGTCTTTTCCGAATAGGAAAAGAACCGAggccgagcgacgacgacgacgacgacgacgacggcgcgaggcaccaccttgttcttgcctcaccatccatgtggagtaagtgcttcttattataaacacttcaaaTACTCAAACCTTTAAGAGAATTAGTGAATTTTCTCTTAAAAGAGCACACTTTCTATTTAGTGTCCCTCTTTCTCTCCATTATTTTTCCTCCaattttcattcacacttttcatacatattgaacccaacaattagTTCGAttcgattttgtctattattaattattgttcGATTCATCGGTTTTTGATTTGTAAAAATactaaaccaataatcaaatcaataagatatttgcAATTGATTTTCAGTTAATCAATCTTTATcgtttcggtttaaccgataagtaAATACTcccctaatttttattttactttttcttatttttatttgttctacACTAACTTTATGCATAAAGTCTACACAAATTATAAGCACCAAGACAACAACTATAAAATTCAAAAGACAATAAGATATGTATTTAAATCCAAAGTCGCTATTATACaatcatgaataaaaatataatttcaatataatcttattgggttatcggtttaaccgttAACTAAAACCTtaaaatcgaaaatcgaaccaatagtccaataatttttttttataaaatcgtTAACTCAATAACCCGATACCGATAAACCTacaacatttttatcgattcaaTTTATCGATTAAAAccaatttttgcacacccctactaGAAATTGTTTAAAGACAAATTAGTCACGAATTTTATAGTAACAATTACAACTACAATATACCCAATGTATTTccatatagtggggtctggggagggtagatgtacgcagatcataccactacctcagatgaagtagagagactgtttccgatagaccccgatTTATAGtaacaattaattaaaaaataaataattagttaGTAAAACATAATCAACTAACTAACCTTAGCAATATCTCCAGCATTAACAAGAAATGAACCTGGAATTGGATTAGCAGGAATAAATTCTCCAGTTTGTTCATCAAGCATTTCAAGTCCATTAACAAATTCATCATCCAATAAAACTGTGAAAAATCCTTTATCAGAATGTGTTATAGCACCTGATAATCCAATTACTTTAGGATTATTATGGTATTTATTGAACTTAATTAAGCAAGGCCAATCATTAAATAAATCTCCACTTTCTAAACCAAGACCTTCCATGAGCTTAATCCCAAGTTTCTTTGCTAAATCATATATTGCTTCTGAATACTTCACCATTACTTCCCTGCATTAATAAAAGAACTGATTAAATACAATTATTTTATTGGTCAGAGGTCTCAGGTTCGAGTTTTTGGAAATGACTCTGGTGTATACGGAATGCTTTTCAAATGGCGGATTCTACACGATGTAAATCTGAATTAATCAGGTCAATGAATTTCAAACATCAAATGATTataaaaaaagtcatttttatgTTGCATCTAACCTTTAAGTTGTTATATATGCCATATTAACAATTTGATTCACACAATTGATCATTAACAGGACATGTTAATTAGCCACTTAACTAGAGTATGTAGTATCATCTAgttaaaaataatagaattcgAGTCTGATCAGCAGTGACAGATTCACGATTTTCATTCATGgagtttgaaaaaaatttaatcaaagcATTTTTTCGAAAGTTGTAATTGTAGCTGTACATAACCAGAAGAGGATAAAGTTAAATAACAAGTAGTAGTGCAACCTAGTACAATTGGGCTATGATTCATCATTAGTTCAAGTTGAGCAAAGTTAATATACgtacaaaaatattgaaaatgtactctctatatatatacatgagtGTCATTTTTTatcgagggggttcgggtgaaacCTCTAACATCCACGTAGGTCCGTCCCTGCTAGTCAAGTTTCTAGAAAGTTAAAATTACGGCTTATTTAAATCTCTGAAAGGAGGTTCCTCCTAATAGACGTCAAGAGGGAGCAAAACGTGATTGCTCTATCATCCTCCAATCGCCCCCGGCCCCCCTTTCCACCTCTAAGTAGATCGATTTGAATGTTTTAAAACTATACCAATAACAACTATTCTCAcgtcaatataataaaaaaacactacaccaacatgggttgtggtgcagtggtgGGACTGTTccatccttaaccagaggtctcgaGTTTGAGCTCAGGGTATGGAGAAAATCCTGTTGGGAGCGCTACTCCCATAATGAGCCTTGTAACGCGCGAACCAGATTAGTcgtcggggctccaatgcagaCATGATCaggtgaaaaataaaaaacactacTTCACACAATTTGAATCTCGAAAAGTAAAAAAGTGTCACGTAAATCGAGGTAGAATATGCCCTACCTTTGATGAGGAGATAGATTGAATTGAGATGAAAAGTGATCAACATCCTTAGACAAAGTAGCATCATAAACTCCTACACACTCAAACATAGGACTTGTTACATTAACAGGAATATAACCAAAGCTTTTGTCTTTGTGAACATTTAGCTCCTTTATTTCCACCGGAAGTTCCATCAACGACCGGCCAACCTCCATTATTTCCGACAAGAGTGACTGGGAAACTCCATGATTAACAAGCCTGAAACAACCCCATTGTTCAAGTGATTTCACTATTTCAATTGCACTTGCGTTATCTTGCATGTCTATTATTGGCAAGCTCTTAGCCATTGTTGTCTTttgttttatcaaattttgagaCTTATGAGTTCTTGTTTGTGTATTACTTGGTTGATTCTCTtgctatatatacacatactaaGGGGGGTGTTTGGTAGAGAGTGCATcagaaaaaaataatgcatgcattagttttgtGTATTGCTGGTCAGAGGTAGAGTCAGGATTTCAACTAAGAggttcaatatttgaagaaaatctaGTTAGTATATGAGGGGTTCAACAGCtactatagatacataaaaaataaatttaatcatatataaatagtatatttttccgtcgatGGAGGTTCGGATGAAACCCTTGCCAGAGGGCTGGCTCCGCCACTCATGTTACTAGTACTTTGTTTGGTAGAGTACTTTTTCAACCTAACGAATGCAAGGATAACTAATACGTACATCACCGatgtaaatattattaatacaccaCATTTTGCACTATTCTTATATAGCTCAACCAAAAGACCCCTAACGGTTGTTTGATAGGAGTGTATGAGAATAGTGCAAAATAGGCATATTAATAATGCTTGCATAAGGGATTTTGGTATTAGTCATACTTGTATTAATTATGCTAAGTTTTTCTTATTCAATGTTTAGTTTGGTGTATTAAAATAACACGCATTACATCAATTTTGTATAGAAATATTTCTGTACAAAAATTCCGTCCATAAATATGATGGAAAGGATGTGGAAAGTCTTGACAAGCAATATATCTTTACTCATGCAGTAGTACTTATACACACCTTAATACCAAATATTCTTGcattagttatttcataaattgaaAAAGTAAACCAagcaaaatactaataatatattttacaCAAAGTTAATAATACTAATTTTCTAATTTACTCAGAGGCGGAGACAATCTAGTAATATGGGATTCGTTCGAACCTCATTcaacggaaaattatactattattatatgattaaaatgatttttatgtatatattatagatattgaACCCTCTTCGATGAatctttcttcaaattttaaaccCCTCAACAAAAATCCAAGCTCTGCCTGAGTTCACTCTACCATTAAGGTTATAACTATGCCGGTGGAGGATTTAATATACTCCCGCCGTTTTGAAATAAGCGACTTGTTGGGGTATTTactggtgtttcaaaataagtgaatcattgaatttttttttaaatttatccttatgatttgacaaccaattaacttttaaaaatgtaTTACAAGGTCagctttttttttgggggggtaaaaatgaaaagttatgttaaatttatgtttttaatgttttttccttaatatgtgtgtcaaaatccaacaattcatttattatgaaacggaggaagtaatatGTAACGAAATTGtcaaatttttgttctttattttttgtgaattATCTTCTTGATCATAAATAAGTTCATAACTACTAGTCTACTACTCTATAACTACTAAAGTTCTACTAGTATTTGTATTCATTATACATTGCATTTATTCCTTTTTAACTCAGAAAACACGTAACATGGTGGATCGGCAACTacctttttttttacttaaatatcaACTTTTTATTTATGGCAGATTTTGAATTTTACACGTCAAGTGTTACGTTTTTATTATTAAACTAACTTtatgattgttgaaaatatgtttCATGAACATAGAGGGTTTGAATTTCACATGCTAAATTAACTTTATGATTGTTGAAAAATATGTTTCATGATCACAGGGTTGAATTTCACACATCAAGTATTACGTTATTACTACTAAACTAACTttataattgttgaaaaatatgttTCATGAATACTAAATATACGAAGAAGAACACGGAGATGAAGATTTAGTAATTCAAACAAGGAATACAAAGTTGAGGCTTAAAACGCGTGCGAAATGCTTTTTTAAAAACGAT
Coding sequences:
- the LOC107843807 gene encoding 2-oxoglutarate-dependent dioxygenase DAO isoform X1 gives rise to the protein MAKSLPIIDMQDNASAIEIVKSLEQWGCFRLVNHGVSQSLLSEIMEVGRSLMELPVEIKELNVHKDKSFGYIPVNVTSPMFECVGVYDATLSKDVDHFSSQFNLSPHQREVMVKYSEAIYDLAKKLGIKLMEGLGLESGDLFNDWPCLIKFNKYHNNPKVIGLSGAITHSDKGFFTVLLDDEFVNGLEMLDEQTGEFIPANPIPGSFLVNAGDIAKAWSNGRICNVKHRVQCNEPRVRYSIAYFVLGPRNGKVETPSQLVDSQRPPLYVPFHFEEYCALRTSTNTINGEVLDLFCKK
- the LOC107843807 gene encoding 2-oxoglutarate-dependent dioxygenase DAO isoform X2; its protein translation is MAKSLPIIDMQDNASAIEIVKSLEQWGCFRLVNHGVSQSLLSEIMEVGRSLMELPVEIKELNVHKDKSFGYIPVNVTSPMFECVGVYDATLSKDVDHFSSQFNLSPHQREVMVKYSEAIYDLAKKLGIKLMEVLLDDEFVNGLEMLDEQTGEFIPANPIPGSFLVNAGDIAKAWSNGRICNVKHRVQCNEPRVRYSIAYFVLGPRNGKVETPSQLVDSQRPPLYVPFHFEEYCALRTSTNTINGEVLDLFCKK